A stretch of bacterium DNA encodes these proteins:
- a CDS encoding biopolymer transporter ExbD codes for MGAVDMGPQESGKKGPGLRKRKGRPGIVMDMTPMVDIGFLLVIFFMTTTRFREPQAIEINLPPEIATENQKPVKESNVLTINIMGDGTILQNIANDVPSPVAFDSLDYLVSKVKLDNLNKQPAHLDGRTGVMYESGSEFLQRYQAFKDKNKDKEIPRPVLDSLNKVRDEKICRLTVLIKVSRESSYNNVVAVMDAVQQNQVARFSITEQTSDDLKAIEDAKKKAGQAKKGGK; via the coding sequence ATGGGCGCAGTAGACATGGGGCCACAAGAAAGCGGTAAAAAGGGCCCCGGACTTCGAAAACGCAAAGGACGGCCAGGCATAGTCATGGATATGACGCCGATGGTGGACATAGGCTTTTTGCTGGTGATCTTCTTCATGACCACCACCAGATTCCGGGAACCCCAGGCCATCGAGATCAACCTGCCGCCTGAGATAGCCACCGAGAATCAAAAGCCGGTCAAGGAATCAAACGTGCTGACCATAAACATCATGGGCGACGGCACCATTCTTCAGAACATAGCCAACGATGTGCCGTCCCCGGTAGCTTTCGATTCTCTGGATTACCTGGTATCAAAGGTCAAACTGGACAATCTCAATAAACAGCCGGCCCATTTGGACGGACGCACCGGAGTCATGTACGAAAGCGGCTCCGAGTTCCTCCAGCGCTACCAGGCCTTTAAGGACAAGAACAAGGACAAGGAAATCCCCCGTCCGGTGCTGGACAGTTTGAACAAGGTGCGGGACGAGAAGATCTGCCGCCTGACAGTGCTGATCAAGGTCAGCCGCGAGAGCAGTTACAACAACGTGGTGGCGGTGATGGATGCGGTCCAGCAGAACCAGGTGGCCCGGTTTTCCATCACCGAGCAGACCTCGGATGACCTCAAGGCCATCGAGGACGCTAAAAAGAAGGCCGGCCAAGCCAAGAAAGGAGGCAAATAA
- a CDS encoding peptidylprolyl isomerase, translating into MKRTILMLALALTVFSGQALAKKYATLVTEFGDIKLELATKSSPKTVANFIAKAKAGAFDGTTFHRLVPGFVIQGGDPLSKDADQTNDGFGGDKMGVEPRKLSNKRGTVSMASSSRKQPIADQSDAQFFINLDDGCARLDGMGFIPFARVVKGMEVVDTIAKQPRDENDRPLKNVVIKKVVISEGK; encoded by the coding sequence ATGAAAAGAACGATCCTGATGCTGGCCTTGGCCCTGACGGTCTTTAGCGGCCAGGCCCTGGCCAAGAAATACGCCACCCTGGTCACCGAGTTCGGGGACATCAAACTGGAGCTGGCCACCAAGAGCTCGCCCAAGACAGTGGCCAACTTCATCGCCAAGGCCAAGGCCGGAGCCTTTGACGGGACCACCTTCCACCGGCTGGTGCCGGGTTTCGTGATCCAGGGCGGGGACCCGCTTTCCAAGGATGCCGACCAGACCAACGACGGTTTCGGCGGCGACAAGATGGGGGTGGAGCCCAGAAAACTTTCCAACAAGCGGGGCACGGTGTCCATGGCCTCGTCATCCCGCAAGCAGCCGATAGCCGACCAGTCTGACGCCCAGTTCTTCATCAACCTGGACGACGGATGCGCCCGGCTGGACGGCATGGGGTTCATTCCGTTCGCCCGGGTGGTGAAGGGGATGGAAGTGGTGGATACCATTGCCAAGCAGCCCCGGGACGAGAATGACCGGCCGCTGAAGAATGTGGTGATCAAGAAGGTTGTGATCAGCGAGGGGAAATAA
- a CDS encoding energy transducer TonB, with translation MQVTAEIFLPVIGALVGTLIATFVIMLQSRQTAAIGFGVKQSKILMPLNLKKSMLLTLSSSLMLILGGLSYFAVNAYIEAHKPVVDAPMVRITYSQLGAPPSLTGSEVAQEKISATAPGAAPTQGVPKPVPDEQAGDEDAATQSQMGAMSAGLATSGEATATGATVGEEEVYAGKGEFKAMEKTPEIVKKVAPVYPSMAKSRGSSGKVILYLLIDTDGHVKQADVAKSSGFDDLDEAAVAAAKQCIFTPAMAPGGKAVRVWVMYPVTFTLD, from the coding sequence ATGCAAGTAACAGCTGAAATATTTTTGCCTGTGATCGGGGCGCTGGTGGGCACATTGATAGCCACCTTCGTGATAATGCTTCAATCCAGGCAGACGGCGGCCATCGGATTCGGAGTGAAGCAGTCCAAGATACTGATGCCGCTGAATCTAAAAAAATCCATGCTGCTGACCCTGTCATCGTCGCTGATGCTGATACTGGGCGGGCTTTCCTACTTTGCGGTCAACGCTTACATCGAAGCCCACAAGCCGGTGGTGGATGCCCCGATGGTCAGGATAACCTACAGCCAGCTGGGAGCACCGCCATCCTTGACCGGGTCTGAAGTGGCCCAGGAAAAGATCTCGGCCACCGCACCGGGAGCGGCCCCCACCCAGGGCGTTCCCAAGCCGGTGCCTGATGAACAGGCGGGCGACGAGGATGCCGCCACCCAGTCCCAGATGGGCGCCATGTCGGCCGGGTTGGCCACTTCGGGCGAAGCCACTGCTACCGGGGCCACCGTCGGCGAGGAAGAGGTCTACGCCGGCAAGGGCGAGTTCAAGGCAATGGAGAAGACCCCGGAGATCGTGAAAAAAGTGGCTCCGGTATACCCCTCCATGGCTAAATCGAGAGGCTCATCCGGCAAGGTCATCCTGTATCTGCTGATCGACACCGACGGACATGTCAAGCAGGCCGATGTGGCGAAAAGCTCGGGTTTTGACGACCTGGATGAAGCCGCGGTAGCCGCAGCCAAACAGTGCATCTTTACTCCGGCCATGGCTCCGGGAGGCAAGGCGGTCAGAGTTTGGGTGATGTATCCGGTTACCTTTACTTTGGACTAG
- a CDS encoding biopolymer transporter ExbD yields the protein MSVKMKRRARIVMDMTPMVDIAFLLVIFFMSTYNARPPITVDVVLPESRSPFKVPEANVMMVNVLAPEEAKALAESIGPTTLVTLINNIREASLQPEATVEMLKGMSGTLMPLASAELLMDIVKSPGKPLSRGRAAELAITEVRRSGSFVTKLANQEIASLTPEQMNARIDSMMIWYATGRDVSQPLPLDQVGSTVVEERIKNPKLMMVMMVDKNCLSGKMLDLTKILQKQDVNMLRFSLVTNLKTDAKATFGEEGR from the coding sequence ATGTCGGTAAAGATGAAACGTCGGGCCAGAATCGTCATGGATATGACCCCGATGGTTGACATCGCCTTTCTGCTGGTAATCTTTTTCATGTCCACTTACAACGCCAGGCCACCGATCACCGTGGATGTGGTGCTGCCGGAGTCGCGGTCCCCGTTCAAGGTGCCGGAAGCCAACGTGATGATGGTGAATGTGCTGGCCCCGGAAGAAGCCAAGGCTTTGGCCGAAAGCATCGGGCCCACCACCCTGGTCACTTTGATCAACAACATCCGGGAAGCCTCACTGCAGCCCGAGGCTACGGTGGAGATGCTTAAGGGCATGAGCGGAACCCTGATGCCGCTGGCCTCCGCGGAATTGCTGATGGATATTGTAAAGTCGCCGGGCAAACCGCTTAGCCGGGGCCGGGCGGCCGAACTGGCCATCACCGAGGTGCGGCGCAGCGGGAGTTTTGTCACCAAACTGGCCAATCAGGAGATAGCTTCCCTAACGCCGGAGCAGATGAATGCCAGGATCGACAGCATGATGATCTGGTATGCCACCGGACGCGATGTCTCACAGCCCCTGCCCTTGGACCAGGTGGGCAGCACGGTGGTGGAGGAGCGCATCAAGAATCCCAAGCTGATGATGGTGATGATGGTGGACAAGAACTGTCTCTCCGGCAAGATGCTGGACCTGACCAAGATACTGCAGAAACAGGATGTCAACATGCTGAGATTCAGCTTAGTTACTAACCTTAAAACTGACGCCAAAGCTACCTTTGGCGAGGAAGGGAGGTGA